Genomic DNA from Carcharodon carcharias isolate sCarCar2 chromosome 37, sCarCar2.pri, whole genome shotgun sequence:
gaaagaatctagaactaggggtcactgtttaaaaataaggggtccgcccagttaaaatagagatgaggcgaaaatttttcactcagaggatcaatagactttggaactctctccctgaaaatgtggtggaagccgagtctttgaatatttttgaggcagaggtggataggttcttggtaagcaaggggctgaTAGGTTATTGGTCATAGGTAGGATGCAGATtttaggttactatcagatcagccataatcttattaaatgccggagcaggctcgaggggctgaatggcctactcctgctcctcattcgtatgtttgtataaaatgttttgggacatccagagGTTGTTCAAGGTACTgcacaaatgcaagtcttcctttcgcCTGAACAATAAATGTAAACAAGAGTATCTGACTGCGCAGGTAACAGAGCCCCATCCAATCTCCACACAGTTTACAGTGGAGACACATAATTATCAGCTGCTTCAGAGATGCTGAGtcacaacatttttaaaatgacaAAGAACGAGCTTCATAATCCTTCCCTATCTTTACGCATTTCTTAAAAAGAAACAATACTGGTTTCAAATTACTGCACCGGAGTAGGCAaagggagtttgggggggggggggggggggggggggggtcttgaTTGGTTCCAAACCCAGGCTTGGCCACTGACACAGAGTTCATGCCATCTCATCCATGCTAACGGACAAAGTGACACGGCCGAGAGTGCAGGCGCCACTTGTCCCCATTTAGCCAATATCTCTCTGCTCGCAAAAGACACAGACACCGCTTGAGCCGCACTCCTTGGCAGCTCGGCGCGTCTTGCATCGCTCGTCTGCCGACGGCATTACCTTGGATTCCAAGTAGATGCTGGTTGAAGGCGATGTTTTAGCAATGACATACAGGCAAGCCGCCAGTGAGATGGCGCAGACGACAAAAAGGGAGTCGTTGATGATCACCCGCACCAAGACAATGTTTTTGGTCTCCGCATGCTGAATCTTCACGAGCAAGGCACAGGTCAAAttcaccatcaggaacagtaggCTCGCAACCAGGAAGACCAATCGGATAGGAAGCCTGAAATTACAAACAtcgtttttttctttatttaaaaaaaaaaggggaagccAGAGAAGAAGAAAAATCCTTCTACGTGCTTCAATCTTCTACAGGTCACATTTAAAGAACATTGCTTTTAACTAACAACCCACCACAGATTAAACAAAAGTAAAACACTCGaggacacaaaaacagaaaatgctggaaaaactcagcaggtctgacagtgtctggggagagagttaacgtttcgagtctgtgtggcTCCTCTTCAGAAAGGCCTCCTCCTCAagacgttaactgtttctctctccacagatgttgtcaagACCGGCTGGGGTTTTCCACCATTTTCCgtttttagtttcagatttccagcatccatcgTATTTGGCTTTTTAAATACCGCGGATGCTAGAAtctgaaataagagcagaaaatgatggaaacgcTCCGGACGACTGAGggaacagagttcatgtttcaggtctgtgacctctcaTCAGGGCCTGAAACCTTggaactctatttctctctccgcagacgctgtcagagctgctgagtattttcagcgttttctgtttttaattccatCTCACATTAATCTTGTGAAACTTTGCAATAGGAAACACAGCTTTTTGTGGTGTTCAGTCAGAGAGAAACCGCTTCTCATCACTATCCAGTAACCCATACTAGATAATACGGTGCAGATGTTTTGTGGAGGATAACAGACGGCGATGGTGGTGCAAACTCGGGCTCTCTCCTGCGGCTTGTACTCCAGACCCAGGCACCGCTCGCTGCTGCCGCTTATCACAAGAAGGTAGCGGACCACCACGAGGATCCCAGAAACGTTGGATCCTTGGATAAGAATCCAAAGAATGTCGGAGCAGGCCTGGTAGGTGCACCAGCTTGTCGTGATGTCATGAAACTACAGACTGAAGTGGACGATAACGGGAAAATTGTTGACGCAGGATTTAAAACATTTGGTTGTGGATCTGCAATTGCTTCTcgctcactggctgtggaatgGGTCAAAGGGAAAACTGTTGGAGCCTTGGCGATTAAGAACACAGACATTGCTAAGGAGCGATGTCTTCCTCCAGTCAAATTGCACTGCTCAATGCTGGCAGAAGTTGCAATGAAAGCTGCTCTGGCTGACTACAGAGTGAAACAACAGAAGAAATAAAAAGGATTCTAACTGCAAAGTGTCAACTTCACCATGCTTCCCCAGCGACCAAGGGTGCAACTATTACAGTGACCCAATTGTGTAGTGGAATTTCAATAAGCTAAGGGAGAAATCTGTTTAGATAAATACTGCATTGAAAGAAAGACAGTAGCAAGCTGTAAGTTTATTAAATGGACTCAATGTGTAATTCAATTTATTGCCTTGTTCTTGTGGATTATAGAAAATTATTTTCGGGAAGGTGATCAGTTTCTTGAATTTGCATGAGAAGATGTTGGTTTAGCTGCAAAATGGCCTTGATTGTATATTTGTTCCCCAGAAATATATCTATTATAAACATATAagtaactaaaaaaaaaataaacaggcTCAGCAGCAATGCACCCCTCCCTCAGGCCaggattgtcacatgagggggacatgttaataatatttttatttcactgttttttaacttttgtacactgtcagtaatctccctgagacagcgctttgtctcagggagcagtgcgcgcctgcgcaaaagagcacactttgacagctggggaatcccccctccccttgcacaggaagcacatagctttaattggcccgcccactcaaaatggcggtgggccccgtttcggtggtggGGGTCGGCTGTTCACctgctgccgagccggtggggcccgcacgcccaccaagagcaaaattctCTCCTCAGTACCTGAACTCAGATTATATGGGACACCTGACCTCTCCCACAAGAGATGGcagcaagagtagaccatatggcccttccagcctgctccaccattcagtgcaatcttggctgatcttggagtttaactccaatttcccacccgctccccatatcctttaattccccCAAAACACcacaaatctgtctatcccagccttacatggattcaacaatggagcatccacagttctgaggtacagaattccaaaaattcacaacccagTGAGTGAGGTAAtgtctcctcatcccagtcctgtgATCGGGCCCTGATCGTGAGACTATGGCCcctatgttttagattccccaaccagcggaaaaaatctttcagcatctaccctgtcaagctccctcagaatcttgtatgtttcaatgagatcgcctctcattcttctacactccagagAATTTcgacccaatttactcaacctcgcatcataggacaacccacaGAGCAGAAACGGGaccggaccagccatataaatactgtggctacacgagcAGATCGGAGGCTGGGAAaactgcagcaagtaactcacctgctgactccatcatctacaaggcacaagtcaggaatgacttgcctggatgagtgcagctcccacaacactcaagaagctcgacaccatccaggacaaagcagtccgcttgactggcacctcatccaccaccttaaacattcacaccctccaccgctgacgcacagtagcagcagtgtgtgtaccatctacaagatgcactgcagcagctcaccaaggctccttcgacagcaccttccaaacccccgaccactgctatttagaaggacaagggcagcagacacatgggaacaccaccacctagaagctcccctccaagccactcaacatcttgacttggaaccatattggccgttccttcactgtcgctgggtcaaaatgctggaactccctccttaacagcactgtgggtgtacctacaccacttggaatgcagaggtttaaggaggcggctcacccccactttctcaagggcaattagagatgggcaataaatgctgggcccagccagcgacgcccaaatCCCATGAGTGAATCAAAAAACCCcatcccatcctggggaaccaatctagtgaaccttcgctgcactgcaTCCAGTGCAAgcacatccttctttaaatatggagacctaagctgcacacagtatcccAGATGGAGGTATCGCCAAACTCCCAAACCCGATTTTGTCCTCAAGGACAGGGTTAGGCACTTTCAGAGAAGAGAAAGCGACGGAAATGAAGGGGAGGGAGGTGAAAAAGATGAAAAGTCCTTCAGCAAAAAAACCACCGAATTGAGCACAATTACTGAGCTTGTACCCCGGGAGGAGGGGAACAGAGCGAGGACCTTACACAGATAACACCCAGCAGCTTGGATTTAATTTTTAATCAAACCGACATTGGTACGAAATGATTATTAGAAGAGCATGGGCTGAAGTGATTAAATCATCACAGGACCCAGAAGACAACAAATCACTTTTATGCTTTATTCTCTGGCAGTTTAATGAGACCCTTCTGAACCCCTGCGTGAGATTACAATGCAAACAATCGCACCCACCTGCCACTACTCTGTATCTAAAGCAATCAGTTCCCACCATTTCACACACTGGGCTTTCATCGCCCGCCCGGTTTAAAGAGCCCATTACCAGACAAACAAACATCTCGCTCGACaattcctgcagagagagagacagagagagaaaaaaaatcgcTTTTGCTGCAGGGACCCTGTCAACTGAGAGCGTCCCAGGGGATGGGGAATAAGGAATGTTTACAGAAcggcaaacaaaaaaaaaaactgaaagctGTTAAAACACAGGGATGAAAATGTTTGAAGGCACACCGGAAGCAGGAGGCAGAGTAAAAGGAGATTCCTTTTCAGAATGAAACagagtgaataaaaataaaaacaccctGCGTTTAAATGATACTTTAAAAATTACCCTGGGTAAGGTGGGTCAGGGGAAGGAGCTGAACTGATAGTTTGTGCCTGCTGGAAATAAAATGGCTAGAGAGGAAAAGATCTCGTGAGCtaagggatggagtgaggggtcCACATTTTATACTCTTTCCCCTCCGAGGCCAGTGGCCAAAATCCAGCCCGACCAACTGGATTGAAAAGCTGCCTCCCTCTGCCCGCTGCACAAGAGCCAGGTGAAATAAGTTCCAGCCAAACCTCAATCCAGATCTTTGTGAGGGCAGGACAGCTCTGGGCAGACCATAAATCATTACAGAATTGGCAAATCTCACTCTGACAGCTTGCGTGGGAGCTGCAAATGTCAGGTTGGTCCTGAAGGGGTCAAGATTGGCACACAGGCACAACGCGCAAGGTATCATGGCACGTATTCTGCTTTATGCatccaaaaaggaaaaaaaaagccaCAAACGAACCTGGGCATGGCATCAGCATAAAAACTCACAGAACATCCTCAGGGTGAGTTCAGTGGTTGCTAGATGCCCGAGCAGGGTGGGCAGCATGGCGATGACATGACAGAAAAATACCAGTGCTCGTCGCACGGCAACCAGTCATATTCCTAAAACCTTCTTCAGGGTTACAAAACATTAACATTGGCTCACAATAGAAAACACACCCCTAATTCAGCTCCAGATGGTCAATCTCTCACAAGGGACCAGGAGGTAGCAGTTATTTTATTCTGCATCTAATCACGCAGCTGATTATACTGTTTGATTATAGTTCTGGGACTCAATAGAGATGGATGACAAATCGCAGCTAAAGACAGAAGCTCTTGTTCTCAGGCAGTCCTTCAGGGTGGAGGGTGACTTGCTTCCTCTccggttcgatgggttctgaggtgGCTGGTGAGTCCAAAGTCTGACCCATGGACTCTGCTACATGCGGGGCAAGTGGTGCTTGGGGGTTTGGGGAAACGGGTTGTTGGGAGGTTTGCGCAGTCCCTCCAATGCCTCCATTTGGCCTCTGCGTGTTCCTAATGGAGTCTCTTGATGTGTTCGGTGTCTTCCCGGATGTGCCTtttccattttggtcggtcacaagccagggactcctgTGAGTCGGTGGGGGTGTTTGACCGCTTCAGGgaagctttgaggacatccctaaatcGTTTCCGCTGACCTCGTGGGATACTCCTACGAGGTACAGCAGCTGCTTCAGGAGCCTGATCTCAGGCATACGGACGACATGTCCTGCCCAGCGGAGCTGCTTTGAAGTGATTAATGCCTCAAAGCTTTCAGTGCAGGAACTCTCTGCTGTGCAAGAGCGAGAATACAAACAGGGGATCAGATTCCTCATCTACCTCAATTTTTCTCATCACCGGGCATCCTCCACTCATCCAAGTGGCAGTTCTGTGTGGGAACCCAACAAGCTGTTCAACTGGGGAGGCATCGCAGACCACCACTGGCCCCAGCCAAAACCTAGGGGTCAAAAGCAAACTGTGCTACTCAGTTAACTGCAAAGAGATACAAGGTTGACTCCTGCTAACTTCCTCATCAAAATGCCTTCAAAGGGGATACAAAGGCAGGGAAGGAGGTAATGCACAAAGCTCAAAGTCAGGGTGCAAACATTAGAAACAACATGGAGTCGATCTAAGCGAAATGGCTGACACATTGGTCACACAGCCACAACACTTCTCAGTGCTGCCAACAGTCCACGCCAGGGCCACAAAGTTTACTACATAATACAGGCTTGGCTGAGGTAATGGAAACACTGCTCTGCGGTGACGCATTTTCCACTGGCCTTCCTGTAAGCTCTTGGAGCTTCACTTGCCCTTTCAACATCTCGACAATAAACAGCCACTTTCTCATAAAACTGCAGCTGcgggaaaaaaaaattacatcagAATTCATCTGGGGCAAGAaaggatgttaaaccaaagcctgcAGGAGAAGGGAAAGGCCACAATAAAAACCACAGCTTTGAAGAAGTGGCGTAGTGCTGTCAACCTGAACAGAACACAGGAAGCACAAAGTGAGGTCTCATTAGAGTcagaaaagtattttttttattattcgttcatggggcgTGGGTGTCAttggttaggtcagcatttattgcccatccctaattgccgtagttcaaagggcagttaagagtcaaccacatttgctgtggagtctggagtcacatgtaggcccagaccgggtaaggacagcagatttccttccctaaagggggcatcagtgaaccagatgggcttttacaacaatcaatgatggtttcgtggtcaccatagggcttttaattccagatttttcattgaattcaaatttcaccgtctgctgtggtgggattcgaacctgggtccccagagcacattaccctgggtcttccagtgacaaaaccactatgtcaccaaaaatattactgtagctgtacagggccctggtgaggccacatctgaaattgttttgaaaaaggatataaatgcattagaagcaggtcagagaaggttcactcactcattcctgggaagaggggcttatcttatgaggaaaggttgagcaggttgggcctatacctattggagtttagaagaatgagaggtgatcttattgaaacttattaagaccctgaggggttttgatcaggtgcatgctgagaggctgtttcctctcgtgggggaatctagaactaggaggcacagtttaagaataagaggtccacTATTttagacggagatgaggaggaatttcttctctcaaagggtcattagtctgtggaattctcttctccagggagCAGTGGgccattgaacatattcaaggctgacttagacagatttttgaaagacaagggagtcaagggatatgggcagaacaggcttgaagggctgaatggcctactcttgttcctaagtcCTATGCTCCTGTGCACCAGAGTGGTGCAGTGGGTCACTTCTGGAATCTGGGTTTGAATTTAACCCAGATTGATGGTTTGaaagtttcctctctctctgcaaaGGCCTTCCCATGAAATGAACGGCCTCATATACAAGGTTGACAGGAATCGTGTCCAGATCCAATCCATTTCCTgggcttctgttcctgctgtacCCTTTACCCTCTCCTTCAATTTCCTGTCCAGCATCTTCCATATTTGTCAGAGCATTTTCCACTTACAGCATGAGGCAACACATTTCCACTCCTTCACACACTTTCACGAGTGCCCAGCCCCTTCACAGTAATCGCTCCTCTACTGCCCCTCCTTCAAGTagcccacaccctctaccaccaacaggcagtagcagcagtgtgtctcatctacaagatgcactgcaacaactcaccaaggccccttagacagcaccttccaaatctgcaacctctaccatctacgaggacaagggcagcaggaacaccaccacctacaagttcccctccaagccactcgccatcctgacttggaaatatgtcagccACTCCttcctgttgctgggtcaaaa
This window encodes:
- the LOC121272950 gene encoding iron-sulfur cluster assembly enzyme ISCU, mitochondrial-like yields the protein MMETLRTTEGTEFMFQTQAPLAAAAYHKKVADHHEDPRNVGSLDKNPKNVGAGLVGAPACRDVMKLQTEVDDNGKIVDAGFKTFGCGSAIASRSLAVEWVKGKTVGALAIKNTDIAKERCLPPVKLHCSMLAEVAMKAALADYRVKQQKK